Proteins from one Chroococcidiopsis sp. CCMEE 29 genomic window:
- a CDS encoding transposase encodes MLTLNYTYRIYPDSVQQAALDEWLETCRLSYNYALRELKDWIASRKCSIDRCSLESEYIMSADYPFPGYHQQQNNLPKAKKLFPHLAVVPSQVLQTNIRRLHDAWDFFQKRGFGFARFKKYGQMKSILFPQFKTNPITGWQVSLPKLGKVQINLHRPIPDGFAVKQIRIVKKAVGWFAIISISSDVEIPQPLPHGHLIGVDVGLINYLATSDGFVEPGRKFFRDLHRRLKVLQRRLSKKTKRSKNYDKARSRVEKQHNHIHFKRKDYQFKLAHKLCDMADSIFVEDIDFRTMAKGFLGKHTIDAAFGQFRNILKYVGYRRGKFVAEVDHKGSSQTCPNCRIEVRKQLGDRRHFCPECLHECDRDIASAQELCNRGIETYPGTLEKQEIDSQVVLSGVMSLDKWRRGVMPSSDVGKPPL; translated from the coding sequence ATGTTGACACTAAACTACACCTATCGAATTTATCCAGATAGCGTTCAACAAGCCGCTCTAGACGAATGGCTAGAAACTTGTCGGCTTTCCTACAACTATGCGTTGCGGGAATTGAAGGACTGGATAGCTTCGAGAAAATGTTCCATAGACAGATGTAGTTTAGAGTCGGAATATATCATGAGCGCTGACTATCCTTTCCCTGGATACCATCAGCAACAAAACAATCTCCCCAAAGCGAAGAAATTATTTCCCCATCTCGCAGTAGTACCTTCTCAAGTGTTGCAAACCAACATTAGAAGGCTGCACGACGCTTGGGATTTCTTCCAAAAAAGGGGATTTGGATTTGCGAGGTTCAAAAAGTATGGACAGATGAAGTCGATACTTTTTCCTCAGTTCAAGACTAATCCAATTACAGGTTGGCAGGTAAGTTTACCCAAATTAGGGAAGGTGCAAATAAACTTGCATCGACCTATACCGGATGGCTTTGCTGTCAAACAGATCAGGATAGTCAAAAAGGCAGTGGGTTGGTTCGCAATTATTTCTATTTCATCAGATGTAGAAATCCCGCAACCACTTCCCCACGGTCATTTGATTGGTGTTGATGTCGGATTGATCAACTACTTAGCAACCAGTGATGGTTTTGTAGAACCAGGACGCAAATTTTTCCGAGACTTGCATCGTCGGCTGAAAGTGCTACAACGCAGGCTGTCGAAGAAAACTAAACGTTCTAAGAACTACGACAAAGCAAGGTCTAGAGTAGAAAAACAACACAACCACATCCACTTCAAGCGCAAGGACTACCAGTTCAAGCTTGCCCATAAACTGTGTGACATGGCGGATTCTATATTCGTTGAGGATATAGATTTTCGGACTATGGCAAAAGGGTTTTTAGGCAAGCATACAATAGATGCGGCATTTGGGCAGTTTAGAAATATCCTCAAATATGTTGGTTACAGGCGAGGTAAATTTGTTGCCGAAGTTGACCACAAAGGCTCGAGTCAGACTTGTCCTAACTGCCGCATTGAAGTGAGAAAACAGTTGGGAGATAGGCGGCACTTCTGTCCAGAGTGTCTCCACGAATGTGACAGAGATATTGCTTCAGCCCAAGAACTATGTAATCGGGGTATAGAAACGTATCCAGGGACTCTGGAAAAGCAAGAAATTGACTCTCAAGTCGTACTGTCGGGGGTGATGAGCCTAGACAAGTGGCGTAGGGGAGTAATGCCCAGCAGTGATGTTGGGAAGCCCCCACTGTAA
- a CDS encoding ComEA family DNA-binding protein: protein MLNWLQFQALRTRLLSDPYYRLQSTDEIAAAVALGIQIDVNQASVDDWLRLPGLSIHQARSLVELGRSGVQFYCLEDIAAALSLPLQRLKPLEPLLKFCYYDESICTTQRINPNTATIEMLMQIPAIDLSLAQAVVQNRISAGPYRNLVDFQRRLSLPGHLTAQLMHHIYF from the coding sequence ATGCTGAATTGGCTCCAATTTCAGGCACTCCGAACCAGGTTACTGAGCGACCCCTACTACCGACTGCAATCCACTGATGAAATTGCAGCAGCGGTAGCGCTGGGTATCCAGATTGATGTAAATCAAGCTAGTGTAGATGACTGGTTGAGGCTACCGGGGTTGTCGATTCACCAAGCGCGATCGCTGGTTGAACTGGGTCGTTCTGGAGTACAGTTTTACTGTCTGGAGGACATCGCTGCGGCATTGAGTCTACCATTGCAGCGACTAAAACCTCTGGAGCCATTACTCAAATTTTGTTACTACGACGAATCTATCTGTACTACTCAACGGATCAACCCTAATACTGCCACGATAGAGATGTTGATGCAAATTCCAGCGATCGATCTGTCTTTAGCTCAAGCTGTAGTGCAGAATCGCATATCCGCTGGACCGTACCGCAACCTAGTTGATTTCCAGCGGCGGCTATCGCTACCTGGCCATCTCACAGCCCAGTTGATGCACCATATATACTTTTAG
- a CDS encoding dual specificity protein phosphatase family protein, which translates to MYKFAAASEQELAVFGSARPGFSEQKVRDWLEFMKGQKIGRVCCLLPKQQLIPYSDLLGTYEQEFGHQRVCWAPIEDFTLADIETLSGKILPFLVEADQQGEKVVVHCGGGVGRTGHVLAAWLVHSRGFSNQAAITAVKQTGRNPYEAAVTAIFRGKNPLKLIADLESLLNQCRLPE; encoded by the coding sequence ATGTACAAATTTGCAGCGGCATCTGAGCAAGAACTTGCTGTGTTTGGATCTGCTAGACCTGGCTTTTCGGAGCAAAAGGTGCGTGATTGGCTTGAATTTATGAAAGGACAAAAAATTGGACGAGTTTGCTGTCTGCTGCCCAAACAGCAGCTCATCCCTTACTCAGACCTGCTAGGCACCTATGAACAAGAATTTGGGCATCAACGAGTTTGCTGGGCACCAATTGAAGATTTTACGCTAGCTGATATCGAAACACTAAGCGGAAAGATCCTGCCATTCTTGGTTGAAGCAGACCAACAGGGTGAGAAAGTGGTCGTACATTGCGGGGGGGGTGTTGGACGCACTGGACATGTCTTAGCTGCTTGGTTAGTACATAGTCGCGGCTTCTCAAATCAAGCGGCAATTACGGCGGTCAAGCAGACAGGCAGAAATCCATATGAAGCAGCAGTTACAGCAATTTTTCGAGGAAAGAATCCACTCAAACTAATAGCAGATCTTGAATCACTTCTGAATCAGTGCCGCCTGCCAGAATGA
- a CDS encoding four-carbon acid sugar kinase family protein, which yields MATKSKIIVLDDDPTGSQTVHSCLLLMQWDVDTLRLGLADESPIFFVLTNTRSLPPEQAAAVTREVCHNLKPALDAENIQDFLIVSRSDSTLRGHYPIETDVIAEELGPFDAHFLVPAFFEGGRITRDSVHYLIIDGVPTPVNETEFARDSVFGYTHSYLPDYVAEKTKGRISSESVERFLLEDIRAGKDIAGKVSILERLLNLTGNQCVAVDAETQDDLNRFATDILTAASQGKRFLFRSAASLLTALAGLPPQPVPAEEMSQYVRESKPGAVIVGSHVKKTTQQLEQLLQETGIVGIEIDVVQLLDDSLAQPGKLLTQTLEKVHAAHDAGKTPVVYTSREELVFADVQTRLLFGADVSALLMDIARGLPADIGFLIGKGGITSNDVLSKGLALTSARLLGQILAGCSVVRTPGNHPQFPNLPVVLFPGNVGETDALVTIYKRLTFPVSGCK from the coding sequence ATGGCAACCAAATCTAAAATTATTGTTCTGGATGATGACCCCACTGGTTCTCAAACTGTTCACAGTTGCCTGCTGCTGATGCAGTGGGATGTAGATACCTTAAGACTGGGATTGGCGGATGAGTCACCGATTTTCTTTGTACTGACGAACACGCGATCGCTTCCTCCAGAGCAAGCAGCCGCTGTTACTAGAGAAGTTTGCCACAACCTGAAGCCAGCCCTAGATGCTGAAAATATTCAAGATTTTCTCATTGTCAGTCGCTCCGATTCCACCTTGCGCGGGCATTATCCAATCGAAACAGATGTCATTGCTGAAGAACTCGGACCCTTTGATGCTCATTTCCTCGTCCCAGCTTTCTTTGAAGGGGGACGCATCACCCGCGACAGCGTGCATTACCTAATTATTGACGGCGTTCCCACTCCGGTGAATGAAACCGAATTTGCCCGTGATTCGGTCTTTGGCTACACCCATAGTTACTTGCCTGATTACGTCGCCGAAAAGACCAAAGGGCGCATTTCATCTGAGTCAGTAGAGAGATTTTTATTAGAAGATATTCGCGCTGGTAAAGACATTGCAGGTAAAGTCTCTATCCTGGAAAGGTTACTAAACCTTACAGGTAATCAGTGTGTAGCTGTTGATGCTGAAACCCAAGACGATCTCAACCGCTTTGCTACTGATATTTTGACAGCAGCTAGTCAGGGTAAACGCTTTTTGTTTCGTAGTGCTGCCAGTCTCTTAACGGCATTAGCTGGATTACCACCTCAGCCAGTCCCCGCTGAGGAAATGTCCCAATATGTGCGGGAAAGCAAACCAGGTGCAGTGATCGTGGGGTCTCACGTTAAAAAGACCACCCAGCAGTTGGAACAGCTATTGCAAGAAACTGGAATTGTTGGTATTGAAATTGATGTGGTTCAGTTGCTTGACGATTCTTTAGCACAACCAGGCAAGCTACTAACCCAGACCCTAGAAAAAGTTCATGCTGCCCACGACGCTGGGAAAACACCAGTAGTTTATACCAGCCGTGAGGAATTAGTCTTTGCAGATGTGCAGACGCGACTGTTGTTTGGGGCAGATGTTTCAGCTTTACTGATGGATATCGCGCGCGGTTTGCCAGCTGACATTGGATTTTTGATCGGTAAGGGAGGTATTACCTCTAACGATGTCTTAAGTAAGGGGCTTGCCTTGACTTCAGCACGGCTACTGGGTCAGATTTTAGCGGGTTGCTCAGTAGTACGCACCCCCGGCAATCATCCTCAATTTCCCAACTTGCCTGTGGTACTTTTTCCGGGGAATGTAGGGGAGACAGATGCCTTAGTCACGATTTACAAAAGACTAACGTTCCCAGTCAGCGGCTGCAAGTAA
- a CDS encoding NINE protein, translating to MLSKLKNRKVAAILAFAGTLMPIAGLHKFYLGQPWWGLLYVLLSWTPIPRVASAIEGFWYLSQDSDEFDRNFNLELGSASFSPTIPNPPAAVETTNVSAIADALRELDDLRQDGLISEYEFEQKRRQLLDRIV from the coding sequence ATGTTGAGTAAGCTAAAAAATCGAAAAGTTGCCGCCATTCTGGCTTTTGCGGGAACTTTAATGCCGATCGCCGGATTACACAAGTTTTACCTGGGACAGCCTTGGTGGGGGCTGCTGTATGTGCTTCTCTCGTGGACACCCATTCCCCGTGTTGCCAGTGCTATAGAAGGCTTTTGGTATTTGTCCCAAGATAGCGATGAATTTGACCGCAACTTTAATCTCGAGCTGGGAAGTGCAAGTTTTTCGCCGACGATACCCAATCCACCAGCGGCTGTTGAGACGACTAATGTAAGTGCGATCGCCGATGCGTTGCGCGAACTAGATGACCTACGCCAGGATGGGCTAATTTCAGAGTATGAATTTGAGCAAAAGCGCCGTCAGCTGCTGGATCGAATTGTGTGA
- a CDS encoding Uma2 family endonuclease, whose protein sequence is MSQTTGSVRWTIQDVEALPDNEWIRYEIIDGELFVTRSPHHKHQHVVGCIFAALNSWSIDSGLGEPSIMPGLIFSDSDNVSPDVAWVSYERLVQIQDEAGHFRGAPELVVEVLSPGKTNEDRDRLAKLKLYSVQGVQEYWIVDRIAQRVEIYRRDKAKLTLVATLLVDDVITSPLLPGFACEIARLFVSRA, encoded by the coding sequence ATGAGTCAAACCACAGGCAGCGTTCGCTGGACAATTCAAGATGTCGAGGCGTTACCCGATAACGAGTGGATTCGCTATGAAATCATTGACGGAGAGCTGTTTGTGACGCGATCGCCTCACCATAAACATCAGCATGTGGTCGGCTGCATCTTTGCTGCACTGAACAGTTGGTCAATCGACAGTGGCTTGGGGGAACCCTCTATTATGCCTGGTCTGATATTTTCAGACTCAGATAACGTTTCTCCCGATGTAGCGTGGGTGAGTTATGAACGGTTGGTGCAAATTCAAGATGAGGCAGGGCATTTTCGAGGCGCACCAGAACTTGTGGTAGAAGTGTTATCACCTGGAAAAACAAACGAAGATCGAGACCGATTAGCCAAGCTGAAACTGTACTCGGTTCAGGGTGTTCAAGAATATTGGATTGTCGATCGCATTGCTCAGCGAGTTGAAATTTATCGTCGTGATAAGGCTAAGCTCACGTTGGTCGCCACATTGCTAGTTGATGATGTGATTACGTCTCCCTTGTTGCCCGGTTTTGCTTGCGAAATCGCACGTTTGTTTGTTTCACGGGCTTGA
- a CDS encoding DUF1825 family protein, with protein MGFFDSEIVQQEARQLFEDYQALIQLGGSYGKFDREGKKLFIDQMEALMERYRIFMKRFELSEDFMAQMTVEQLKTQVSQFGITPQQMFDQMNYTLERMKADLEKQP; from the coding sequence ATGGGATTTTTTGACTCTGAGATAGTTCAGCAAGAAGCCAGACAGCTGTTTGAGGATTATCAAGCTCTGATCCAGCTGGGTGGTAGCTACGGTAAATTTGACCGCGAGGGCAAAAAGCTATTTATCGATCAAATGGAAGCCCTGATGGAGCGCTACCGGATTTTTATGAAGCGCTTCGAGCTTTCAGAAGATTTCATGGCCCAAATGACTGTAGAGCAGCTTAAAACTCAGGTAAGTCAGTTTGGGATCACGCCACAACAAATGTTTGACCAGATGAATTATACTTTGGAGCGCATGAAAGCTGATTTAGAAAAACAACCATAA
- a CDS encoding DUF29 domain-containing protein, which yields MTTSLNHLYEQDFLAWTEHTANLLKECRWDEIDLERLIEEVESMGDRHKDALESNLIILLMHLLKWHYQPAYRSNSWRCSIVEHRRRIIHALKKHPSLKSHLPRVWDECYLDAREDASQETGLPINTFPDTCPWIAQKVLKTDFFPSGI from the coding sequence ATGACAACTTCCTTAAACCATCTCTACGAACAGGATTTTCTTGCCTGGACAGAACACACCGCAAACTTACTCAAAGAGTGCCGATGGGATGAAATTGATCTAGAAAGGTTGATTGAGGAAGTTGAATCAATGGGCGATCGCCACAAGGATGCACTAGAAAGCAACTTGATTATCTTGCTGATGCATCTTCTCAAGTGGCATTATCAGCCAGCCTATCGTTCCAACAGTTGGCGATGTTCTATCGTTGAGCACAGACGCCGAATAATTCACGCTCTCAAAAAACATCCTAGCCTTAAGTCCCATCTCCCTAGAGTATGGGATGAATGCTATTTAGATGCTCGCGAAGATGCTTCTCAGGAAACAGGTTTGCCAATCAATACCTTTCCTGATACTTGTCCTTGGATTGCCCAGAAGGTTTTGAAAACTGATTTTTTTCCCTCTGGTATTTAA
- a CDS encoding transaldolase family protein — protein sequence MAIYLDSALISEAEVASLMGWVKGITTNPTLLAKSDRPPEITLKKLASLTSGPVFYQLMASNFDEMLAEGRKAFEIIRDQTVLKIPATPVGFQVVTCLSPQIACSVTAIYSAAQAAVAREAGARMAIAYVNRATRLLGDGIALVRDMASVLSGSNTEILAASIKSPEEAAAALQAGAHHLTLPLAMLQSMATHEFSEKTIEEFAKNGIGLKI from the coding sequence ATGGCAATTTATTTGGATTCAGCACTCATATCTGAAGCTGAAGTGGCAAGCCTGATGGGCTGGGTGAAAGGTATCACGACGAATCCAACGCTTTTGGCGAAAAGCGATCGCCCACCGGAAATCACGCTGAAAAAATTAGCTTCGTTGACTTCTGGACCAGTATTTTACCAACTGATGGCGTCTAATTTCGATGAGATGCTGGCAGAAGGGCGGAAGGCTTTTGAAATTATCAGGGACCAAACTGTGTTAAAGATTCCAGCAACGCCGGTAGGGTTTCAGGTGGTGACGTGTCTATCGCCGCAGATTGCTTGTTCGGTGACAGCAATTTACAGTGCGGCACAGGCAGCAGTGGCACGGGAGGCAGGTGCTAGGATGGCGATCGCTTATGTCAATCGCGCTACCCGGTTGTTAGGTGACGGCATTGCCTTGGTGCGCGATATGGCTAGTGTACTCTCTGGCAGCAATACTGAGATTCTGGCAGCTAGCATCAAATCGCCTGAAGAAGCGGCGGCAGCGCTACAAGCTGGGGCGCATCATCTGACTCTACCTTTGGCAATGTTGCAGTCTATGGCTACCCATGAGTTCTCAGAGAAAACTATTGAGGAGTTCGCCAAAAACGGCATCGGCTTAAAGATTTAA
- a CDS encoding alpha/beta hydrolase: protein MNRLLAALSIRARLKKRYSVVHPSSKSTWLGVLLGCLGFWLVPVPGTSSSAVAAERIYISYGALERSISVAALEAYAKEGKLDDDLAAYVDYISPQQLAQLQSVLLARIELSPVAVSQFLYTPQGEILLDRLGQVIQTEARQPGFYALRAALILAAADPEGLTLLNVLDKFPTRSIRINLRRSLQIAEELQRLINQTRQELALVEQQSTAGANPQQVASFSQLPDLRQPGQISWRKQTYTLNDLHRNRTFLADIYFPEVTEPAPVIVISHGLGSDRTSFEYLAEQLASYGFAVAVPEHLGSNTAQLRALLSGRANEVAQPNEFINRPLDVKFLLDQLQLLDSSNPTFKLNLQQVGVIGQSFGGYTALALAGAELNFDQLEKDCVTLNDSWNVSLLLQCRALQLPPNQYDLQDERIKAAIAINPITSSLFGKAGISQIKIPVMIVGSSADTFAPILSEQLLPFSWLSTPEKYFALIRGGTHFSTIGQSDPAKEPVAVPTQVIGPNPAIARRYMDALSVAFFQTHLAKAPQYRPYLSSSYAQAISQDPLNLSLLQSLPLTQFAPFIR, encoded by the coding sequence ATGAATCGCCTTCTTGCTGCTTTATCCATCAGAGCTAGACTCAAAAAACGTTATTCAGTCGTTCACCCCAGTAGTAAATCAACTTGGCTAGGAGTTCTGTTGGGTTGCTTAGGATTTTGGCTAGTCCCGGTACCAGGCACATCCAGTTCTGCTGTGGCAGCTGAGCGAATTTATATCTCTTATGGGGCTCTGGAACGTTCAATTTCTGTTGCTGCTTTAGAAGCTTATGCCAAGGAAGGCAAACTTGACGACGACTTAGCTGCCTACGTAGATTATATTAGCCCCCAACAGTTGGCTCAGTTGCAGAGTGTTCTGCTCGCCCGGATTGAGTTAAGTCCAGTTGCAGTTTCGCAGTTTCTTTACACACCACAGGGAGAAATTTTGCTGGATCGGCTAGGACAAGTGATTCAAACTGAAGCTCGTCAACCAGGTTTCTATGCTCTACGAGCAGCACTGATTTTAGCAGCAGCCGATCCAGAAGGCTTAACGCTGCTGAATGTGTTGGATAAGTTTCCCACTCGCAGCATTCGCATTAATTTACGGCGTAGTCTCCAGATTGCTGAAGAGCTACAAAGACTAATTAACCAGACACGTCAGGAGCTCGCGCTTGTCGAGCAGCAGTCAACTGCAGGTGCGAATCCCCAACAGGTAGCTAGTTTCTCTCAATTACCAGATTTACGGCAACCAGGACAGATTAGCTGGCGTAAACAGACGTATACGCTCAATGACCTTCACCGCAATCGCACTTTCCTTGCCGATATTTACTTTCCTGAGGTCACAGAACCAGCACCAGTGATTGTGATCTCCCACGGTTTAGGTTCAGATCGCACCAGCTTTGAATACTTAGCTGAGCAATTAGCTTCTTATGGTTTTGCCGTTGCTGTCCCCGAACATCTAGGTAGCAATACTGCACAATTGCGAGCGCTGCTCAGTGGTCGAGCTAATGAAGTCGCACAACCGAACGAATTTATTAACCGTCCTCTGGATGTGAAATTTTTGCTGGATCAACTTCAGTTACTTGACTCCTCTAACCCCACCTTTAAACTCAACCTGCAACAAGTTGGAGTAATTGGTCAATCATTTGGGGGCTATACAGCACTAGCATTAGCAGGGGCTGAACTTAACTTTGACCAACTAGAAAAGGACTGTGTAACTCTGAATGATTCCTGGAATGTGTCGCTGCTGCTTCAGTGTCGAGCGCTCCAGTTACCTCCCAATCAGTATGATTTGCAAGATGAAAGAATCAAGGCGGCGATCGCAATTAACCCGATTACTAGCAGCTTGTTTGGCAAAGCTGGCATCAGCCAAATTAAAATCCCTGTGATGATTGTCGGCAGTAGTGCTGACACCTTTGCACCAATATTATCGGAACAACTGCTGCCTTTCTCCTGGCTATCCACTCCAGAGAAATATTTCGCCTTAATCAGAGGTGGAACCCACTTTTCCACTATCGGTCAATCCGATCCCGCCAAAGAGCCAGTGGCAGTACCTACTCAAGTTATTGGTCCAAACCCCGCGATCGCTCGTCGTTATATGGATGCCTTGAGTGTGGCTTTCTTTCAAACTCATCTTGCTAAAGCGCCACAATATCGCCCCTACCTTAGCTCTTCCTACGCTCAAGCCATTAGTCAAGACCCTTTGAATCTAAGCCTTTTGCAATCCCTACCACTAACCCAGTTCGCTCCCTTCATTCGCTAA
- a CDS encoding DUF3891 family protein, translated as MLHRQDPAGIIVLTQPTHAWVSGCLARAWGNEHFGFFAPTEQVCLGAEQHDIGWLTWENLPTLNSKTGYPHNFMEMPTEVHVGLWSAAKQLTLPLGRYVTLLVSLHGTGLYERFRSWENSPQSSQVVQAFLQQEYAFQKQLTASLLDDPYYASYAIPEVIKRNRCLVAIWDSLSLAICTGVRNQQQLNQVPTAFGETTLTLTPLDDDATQIKVDPWPFQQGEVKLVYEGRMLREKFTDETAMRAALVNANWRTITTILSPN; from the coding sequence ATGCTACATCGCCAAGATCCAGCAGGAATCATTGTCCTCACACAACCGACTCACGCTTGGGTCTCTGGCTGTTTAGCACGGGCGTGGGGAAATGAACACTTTGGTTTTTTTGCACCGACAGAACAAGTTTGTCTGGGTGCAGAACAACATGACATTGGTTGGCTAACGTGGGAAAATCTGCCCACCTTGAACTCAAAGACCGGCTATCCTCATAACTTCATGGAGATGCCGACAGAAGTGCATGTGGGTCTTTGGTCTGCTGCTAAACAGCTAACGCTGCCCTTGGGCAGATATGTGACGCTGCTCGTCTCACTTCATGGTACTGGACTATATGAGCGTTTCAGAAGTTGGGAGAATTCTCCTCAATCCTCTCAAGTGGTGCAAGCATTTCTGCAACAAGAGTATGCTTTCCAGAAACAGCTTACTGCTAGTCTTCTAGACGATCCCTACTATGCATCCTATGCAATACCAGAAGTAATCAAGCGCAACCGCTGTTTGGTGGCAATTTGGGATAGCCTCTCGTTGGCTATATGCACGGGAGTGCGTAATCAGCAGCAACTCAATCAGGTACCTACGGCATTCGGTGAAACCACACTTACTTTAACCCCACTGGATGACGACGCTACGCAGATAAAAGTAGATCCGTGGCCGTTTCAGCAGGGTGAGGTGAAACTTGTGTATGAGGGGCGGATGTTGCGAGAGAAGTTTACAGATGAAACTGCGATGCGTGCTGCACTTGTGAATGCTAACTGGCGCACAATTACAACTATCCTGAGTCCAAACTGA
- a CDS encoding IS5 family transposase → MNSKIAQTLSQLQFKRRFGVQPDTFKHIIKALKPAWRATPKPGAKPKLGIEQRVLIALEYWREYRTYFHIGSSWGVSESTVCRIVHWVEDRLMASGQFRLPGKKQLVRGFGQPAVVVMDVTETPIERPKRHQRWFYSGKKKQHTLKCQLVIEQTTGRIICTYFGKGRRHDFKLFQASGIHFHPQIESLQDKGYQGIQKLHANSHLPHKKPRGGQLTPAQKLDNRALARRRVVIEQTNRCLKIFRILAERYRNRRRRFGLRCNLIAALYNYECSQAA, encoded by the coding sequence ATGAATTCTAAAATAGCTCAAACACTATCACAATTACAATTCAAACGTCGCTTCGGCGTGCAACCAGATACATTCAAGCACATCATCAAAGCTCTCAAACCTGCCTGGAGAGCCACACCAAAACCAGGTGCCAAGCCGAAACTGGGCATTGAACAGCGAGTGCTAATTGCTTTAGAGTATTGGCGGGAGTATCGCACCTACTTCCACATTGGCAGCAGTTGGGGCGTGAGTGAATCAACCGTCTGCCGCATCGTTCATTGGGTTGAAGATAGGTTAATGGCATCAGGACAATTTCGCCTGCCTGGGAAGAAACAGTTGGTGCGTGGATTTGGTCAGCCAGCTGTCGTGGTGATGGATGTGACCGAAACGCCGATTGAACGACCGAAGCGTCACCAACGCTGGTTCTATTCTGGCAAGAAGAAGCAACATACGCTCAAATGCCAACTAGTGATCGAGCAAACAACTGGACGAATTATTTGCACCTACTTTGGTAAAGGACGACGGCATGACTTCAAGCTGTTTCAAGCTTCAGGGATTCACTTCCACCCACAAATCGAAAGCTTGCAAGACAAGGGGTATCAGGGTATCCAAAAGTTACATGCTAACAGTCATCTACCTCACAAGAAGCCTAGAGGCGGACAACTCACGCCGGCGCAAAAGTTAGATAATCGAGCCTTAGCCCGTCGTCGAGTTGTAATTGAGCAAACCAATCGTTGCTTGAAAATCTTCCGCATTCTAGCGGAGCGCTATCGCAACCGGCGGCGGCGCTTCGGGTTGCGCTGTAATCTCATTGCTGCCTTATACAACTACGAATGCTCTCAAGCTGCTTGA